Proteins co-encoded in one bacterium genomic window:
- the trpA gene encoding tryptophan synthase subunit alpha, producing MNRIERAFKERKRPLLIPYITCGDPSLEWTERLILSLESAGCDIIELGIPFSDPIADGPVIQSACNRALKQGMSLRKAISFVGNLRKKTEIPIVFLSYYNPIYRYGLSNFADDAKSAGIDGLIVPDLPPEEGYGLKKLLLKNDICLIYLLAPTSTEKRIKMTCKESSGFIYYVSLLGVTGIREGLSKSLKNEILRVKRLCNKPICVGFGISEPSHAKEIKDVADGIIIGSKIVSLIAKNPSSCDKTVIPFVSSVLESIKNS from the coding sequence CATTTAAGGAGAGGAAAAGGCCTTTGCTTATTCCATACATTACTTGCGGGGATCCATCATTGGAATGGACAGAAAGGCTTATTTTGTCTTTGGAATCTGCTGGATGTGATATTATTGAGCTTGGTATTCCATTTTCAGACCCTATTGCTGATGGGCCAGTAATCCAGAGCGCTTGTAATAGGGCATTAAAACAGGGGATGTCATTAAGAAAGGCAATCTCTTTTGTTGGAAATTTAAGAAAAAAAACAGAAATTCCAATAGTTTTTTTAAGCTATTATAACCCTATCTATAGATATGGGCTTTCTAATTTTGCCGATGATGCAAAATCTGCCGGGATTGATGGCTTAATTGTTCCAGACCTTCCACCAGAGGAGGGGTATGGTCTTAAGAAATTGTTATTAAAAAATGACATTTGTTTGATTTATCTTCTTGCACCAACCAGCACAGAAAAAAGGATAAAGATGACCTGTAAAGAATCATCCGGGTTTATCTATTATGTTTCCCTTCTTGGTGTAACAGGGATAAGAGAAGGTCTCTCAAAAAGCCTTAAAAATGAGATTTTGAGGGTAAAAAGGCTTTGTAATAAGCCTATTTGTGTTGGATTTGGAATATCAGAGCCTTCTCATGCAAAAGAGATAAAAGATGTGGCAGATGGAATAATCATTGGTTCAAAGATTGTTTCTTTAATTGCAAAAAATCCAAGCTCTTGTGATAAGACAGTTATTCCTTTTGTTTCCTCTGTTTTAGAGTCAATAAAAAATTCCTAG